DNA from Arthrobacter sp. PvP023:
CATGGGGATTCTCCTCGCTGATGGTCTTCCTGCATCCTAGGTACGGGCGCAGCCACCTATGCCCGCGCGATGACTTCGCCGTTGGGGATCAGGAACCAGCCGTCGTCGGTGGAACCCCAGCGGTGCCAGCCCGCGGAAATCCGGGCAAGGTCGGCGGCGTTGGCGAAGCCGTATTCCAGGGCCTGGTCCGCGAACGCCGAATGCAGCACGCGCTCGCCCCAGACCCGGGCCTGCCAGCGGCGCTGCTGGCCTGTGGCATACAACCAGTTGCTGCTGGAGGGGGCCACGTCCGTGAACCCTGCGGCCTGCGCCCACGAGACCAGCCGGCGTCCGGCGTCGGGTTCCGCGCCGTTGCGGCGGGCAATGCGCTGGTACAGCTCCATCCATTCGTCCAGTTCCGGGACGGCGGGGTACCAGCTCATGCCGTGGAAATCGGCGTCGCGCACGGCCACGATGCCTCCCGGCTTGGCGACCCGGCGCATTTCGCGCAGGGCCTCCACGGGGTCCGTCAGGTGCTGGAGCACCTGGTGGGCGTGGACGACGTCGAACGTTTCGTCGTCGAAATCCAGGTCGTAGATGTTTCCGGCCACGAACCCGACGTTCTCCACGCCGCGTTCGGCCGCAAGCGCGGCGGCGTGTGCGATCACGTCAGGGGCGCGGTCCAGCCCGGTGACCTGCCCCGGCGCCACGAGGCCGGCGAAGTCGCA
Protein-coding regions in this window:
- a CDS encoding methyltransferase domain-containing protein codes for the protein MSAQQPEDVYTHGHHESVVRAHASRTAENSAAFVIPYLTPGTSVLDVGCGPGSITCDFAGLVAPGQVTGLDRAPDVIAHAAALAAERGVENVGFVAGNIYDLDFDDETFDVVHAHQVLQHLTDPVEALREMRRVAKPGGIVAVRDADFHGMSWYPAVPELDEWMELYQRIARRNGAEPDAGRRLVSWAQAAGFTDVAPSSSNWLYATGQQRRWQARVWGERVLHSAFADQALEYGFANAADLARISAGWHRWGSTDDGWFLIPNGEVIARA